The following proteins are co-located in the Gammaproteobacteria bacterium genome:
- the radA gene encoding DNA repair protein RadA, whose translation MAKAKIVFVCESCGARSLQWQGQCDDCGAWNSLSEQRRGPGPRAESAAPVRGAQRLDHISERPEQRINVGLSELDRVLGGGLVPGSVTLIGGDPGIGKSTLLLQAAARLSSDVPVLYVTGEESLRQLSLRARRLEVHHAGVDVLAETLVEQVVASAAQAKSGVVVIDSIQTMTSDALSSAAGTVSQVRESAAQLVRLAKTHGIAVILVGHVTKEGNIAGPRVLEHMVDTVLYFESDAGSRLRLIRAVKNRFGAANEIGVFAMTGEGLREVPNPSAIFISRQDQAVAGSVVMVAREGTRPLLVEVQALVDDSQSGHVRRLSVGLEQNRLALLLAVAHRHGGVSMAGQDVFLNVVGGVRIGETAADLPALLAAASSLRDRPVARGLVSFGEVGLAGEIRPVPFGEERLAEAAKHGFEKAIVPVANVPRRRIEGLEVLGVQRVAEALHAID comes from the coding sequence TGCGGGGCCCGGAGTCTGCAATGGCAGGGGCAGTGTGACGATTGCGGTGCGTGGAATTCGTTGTCCGAACAGCGCCGCGGGCCCGGACCACGGGCTGAGTCTGCGGCACCGGTGCGCGGGGCACAGCGCCTCGACCATATCAGCGAGCGGCCAGAGCAACGGATCAATGTCGGGCTGTCCGAACTCGACCGGGTGCTGGGCGGCGGTCTGGTGCCCGGATCAGTGACTCTGATCGGGGGCGACCCCGGGATAGGCAAGTCGACCTTGCTGCTGCAGGCGGCAGCCCGGCTCAGCAGCGATGTGCCGGTTTTGTATGTAACAGGTGAAGAGTCCCTGCGCCAGCTGTCATTGCGTGCCCGCAGGCTCGAGGTTCACCATGCCGGTGTCGACGTGCTGGCGGAAACCCTGGTCGAACAGGTGGTCGCCAGTGCCGCGCAGGCCAAATCCGGCGTGGTTGTCATCGACTCGATCCAGACTATGACGTCCGATGCGTTGTCATCGGCTGCCGGCACCGTTTCGCAGGTGCGCGAATCGGCAGCCCAACTGGTACGGCTGGCAAAGACTCATGGCATCGCCGTGATTCTTGTCGGTCACGTCACCAAAGAAGGAAACATTGCCGGGCCACGAGTGCTCGAGCACATGGTCGATACCGTGCTCTATTTCGAAAGCGATGCGGGCAGCCGGCTGCGCCTCATACGTGCGGTCAAGAACCGCTTCGGCGCGGCAAACGAGATTGGCGTGTTTGCGATGACCGGCGAGGGACTGCGTGAGGTGCCCAATCCGTCGGCCATTTTCATCTCGCGGCAGGACCAGGCGGTAGCGGGCAGTGTAGTCATGGTGGCGCGCGAGGGGACACGACCGCTGCTGGTTGAGGTGCAGGCGCTGGTTGACGACAGCCAGTCCGGTCATGTGCGACGCCTGTCGGTCGGGTTGGAGCAAAACCGGCTGGCGCTGCTGCTGGCAGTGGCGCACCGTCACGGCGGTGTTTCAATGGCGGGCCAGGATGTCTTTCTAAACGTTGTTGGCGGGGTGCGTATCGGCGAGACCGCAGCTGACTTGCCCGCGTTGCTGGCAGCGGCATCGAGTCTGCGTGACAGGCCTGTGGCCCGCGGCCTGGTCAGCTTCGGCGAAGTTGGGCTGGCCGGGGAGATTCGGCCGGTACCGTTCGGCGAAGAACGGCTGGCCGAGGCTGCGAAACATGGATTCGAAAAAGCTATTGTGCCGGTGGCGAATGTGCCGCGTCGTC